GCTGCGAGCCCTCGCTGGTCAGCAGCCGTATCGACACCTGGGGCAGATCCCCCGCCAGGTCCCCCTTGAGCCGTTCGCCGTAGCGCTGGTAGACCCCGCTGCGTACGCCGGTGCTGAAGGTCAGCGTGCCGCTCGGAGCCGGGTCCCCGAGCGGGAGCAGCCACCACAGCAGCAGCCCGAACACGACGACGAGGGCGGCGCACGCCTGAAGGGTGCGGAGCCGGCCGATGCGGGACAGTGCCTGGAGCATGACGGCGATCCTGCCAGCCCGTTCCGGCGATGACCAGGGCCGGAGCCCGGGGGCGGTGAGCCCGCCGGAGAGGTCTTCATCATCGAGGCCCGACCGGAGCCCTTACCCTGGACGGGTGAGCGGCAACGACGTGGCTGGTGGAGTAGTGGACGGTTTGAAGACGTACGAGGTGCGCACCTACGGGTGCCAGATGAACGTCCATGACTCCGAGCGATTGTCGGGGCTGCTGGAGGACGCCGGTTACGTACGTGCCGCCGACGGCTCCGACGGTGACGCCGACGTCGTCGTCTTCAACACCTGCGCGGTCCGCGAGAACGCCGACAACAAGCTCTACGGCAACCTCGGCCGGCTCGCCCCGATGAAGACCAAGCGGCCGGGCATGCAGATCGCCGTGGGCGGCTGCCTGGCGCAGAAGGACCGCGACACCATCGTCCAGCGGGCTCCCTGGGTGGACGTCGTCTTCGGTACGCACAACATCGGCAAGCTGCCGGTGCTGCTGGAGCGCGCCCGTATCCAGGAAGAGGCGCAGATCGAGATCGCCGAATCCCTGGAGGCCTTCCCCTCCACGCTCCCCACCCGTCGCGAGTCCGCCTACGCGGCGTGGGTCTCCATCTCCGTCGGCTGCAACAACACCTGCACCTTCTGCATCGTCCCGGCGCTGCGCGGCAAGGAGAAGGACCGCCGTACCGGCGACATCCTCGCCGAGATCGAGGCACTGGTCGCCGAGGGCGTCTCGGAGATCACCCTGCTCGGCCAGAACGTGAACGCGTACGGCTCCGACATCGGCGACCGCGAGGCCTTCTCCAAGCTGCTGCGCGCCTGCGGGAAGATCGAGGGGCTGGAGCGGGTCCGCTTCACCTCGCCGCACCCCCGCGACTTCACGGACGACGTGATCGCGGCGATGGCCGAGACGCCGAATGTGATGCCCCAGCTGCACATGCCGATGCAGTCGGGCTCGGACACGGTCCTCAGGGCGATGCGGCGCTCGTACCGGCAGGAGCGTTTCCTCGGCATCATCGAGAAGGTGCGCGCCGCGATGCCGGACGCCGCCATCTCCACCGACATCATCGTGGGCTTCCCCGGCGAGACCGAGGAGGACTTCGAGCAGACCATGCACGCGGTCCGCGAGGCGCGCTTCGCCAACGCGTTCACCTTCCAGTACTCCAAGCGCCCCGGAACCCCGGCGGCCGAGATGGAGGGGCAGATCCCCAAGGAGGTCGTCCAGGAGCGGTACATGCGCCTGTCCGCCCTCCAGGAGGAGATCTCCTGGGAGGAGAACAAGAAGCAGGTCGGCCGGACGCTTGAGGTCATGGTCGCGGAGGGCGAGGGCCGCAAGGACGGCGCCACCCACCGTCTCTCCGGTCGCGCCCCCGACAACCGCCTGGTCCACTTCACGAAGCCGGACGAGGACGTGCGCCCGGGCGACGTGGTGACCGTCGAGGTCACCTACGCGGCCCCGCACCACCTCCTCGCCGAGGGTGCTCCGGTGGGCGTACGCCGGACCCGGGCCGGTGACGCCTGGGAGAAGCGCACCACCGCCGAGGCCGCGAAGCCGGCCGGAGTGATGCTGGGACTGCCCGGTATCGGCGCCCCGGCGCCGCTGGCGGCCGCCGCGGCCCCCGGCTGCGGTTGCGACTGACCCGCACCGGAAGGACGCGGACGGCAGCCGACGGCCGCAGCGGGCGTACGCAGTACGCTGCCCACCATGCTTGTCGCCGCCGCTGTCTGCCCCTGCCCGCCCCTGCTGGTCCCCGAGGTCGCCGCCGGCGCCGCGCCCGAGCTCGACGCCCTGCGGAACGCCTGCGCGGATGCCCTGGGCGTGCTGGCCGCCGCCCGGCCCGATCTGCTGATCGTGATCGGCCCCGCGGACGAGGCGGGGCGCGGCCCGCACCCCGAGGGGTCCACCGGCACCTTCGAGGGCTTCGGGGTCGGCCTCGGCGTACGGCTGGGGCGCGATCTCGGTCCGGTGGCGGACCGCCGGCTTCCGCCGTCCCTGGCCGTCGGTGCCTGGCTGCTCACCCGCGCCCGATGGGCCGGCGCGCCGGTCGAAGGGCTCGGCGTGGGAGAGCCGCTCGGCACCGAGCGCTGCGCGAGCACCGGACGGGACCTGGCGGCCGGGGCGGACCGGGTCGCGCTCCTGGTGATGGGCGACGCCAGCGCCTGCCGCACGGTCAAGGCCCCCGGCTATCTGGACGACCGCGCCGAAGCGTTCGACGCTGCGGCCGCCCGTGCGCTGGGTGCGGCGGATCTCGACGCGCTGATCGCACTGGACGAGTCGCTGGCGTACGAACTCAAGGCGGCGGGCCGGGCACCCTGGCAGGTGCTTGCCGGCGCGGCCGAGGGGGCGCGCCTGGGCGGGCAGCTGCTGTACGAGGACGCGCCGTACGGCGTGGGCTACCTGGTCGCCGCCTGGTCCTGAGCCTCCCTGTCCGCAGTCGTGGAGCCGCAGCCGTAGCCGGGCGTAAACGGATGACGGCCGTGCAGCGTCTTCGCTCCACGGCCGTTGATCGGTTCTTGTTCAGGAAGTGGGAGGCGTACCCGGCGGCGTACCACCCTCGTGCTTGTGGGTCAGGCGCTCGACCGCGTCCTTGGCCTTCCTCGTGCCGGACTCGATCTTGTCGCTGTACTTGCCCTTGGTCTTTTGGTCGACCGTCCGTGCGGCCTTGTCGAGCCCTTGGTCGATCTTGTCCCCGTGCTGATGCGCGAGATCGCCGACCTTTTCCTTGGCGGGGCTCAGCTTGGCCTTCAAATTGTCCAGGAAGCCCATCGGGCACCTTCCCTGCTGGGGGGACTGGGGTCGGGCGCCCTCCCCGGCCTTGCTGTCGGCGGCCTTGGCAGGCAGCCCTGATGGTGAACGGCAAACCGTGAAAAAACGCCCGTATTCACTAATGAATTCTACCGGCACGGGCGATGATCCGCGCCGCCCGGGGCGGCGAACGACTCCCCGCCGGGGCCGGACACCTCACTCGTTCGGGAAGAAGGCCGGAGGTTTGCGAGACTGGGGCGGTGAGAAGTACAGCTCCCGCGCCGCGGGTCATCACCGTCGTCGGTCCCACTGCAGCCGGAAAGTCCGATCTGGGGGTATTTCTAGCTCAGCAGCTCGACGGCGAAGTGGTCAACGCCGACTCCATGCAGCTCTACCGGGGGATGGATATCGGCACCGCGAAGCTGACGCTCTCCGAACGAGGGAACGTTCCGCACCACCTGCTGGACATCTGGGACGTCACCGAGACGGCCAGCGTCGCCGAGTACCAGCGGCTGGCCCGCGCCGAGATCGACCGGCTGCTGGCCGCGGGCCGTACTCCCGTGCTGGTCGGCGGCTCCGGGCTTTACGTGAAGGGCGTCATCGACGCCCTGGAGTTCCCCGGCACGGACCCCGGCGTACGGGCCAGGCTGGAGGAGGAGCTGGTCGAACGCGGCTCCGGAGCGCTGCACGCCCGGCTCGCCGCCGCCGACCCCGAAGCGGGCCGGGCCATCCTGCCGAGCAATGGCCGCCGCATCGTCAGGGCCTTGGAGGTCATCGAGATCACCGGCAAGCCCTTCACCGCCAACCTCCCGGGTGACGATGCGGTGTACGACACCGTCCAGATCGGCGTCGACGTGGCCCGCCCAGAACTCGACGAACGCATCGCCCTGAGGGTCGACCGCATGTGGGCGGCCGGACTCGTCGACGAGGTGCGCGCCCTGGAGGCGCACGGTCTGCGCGAGGGGCGGACCGCGGCCAGGGCGCTCGGCTACCAGCAGGTGCTTGCCGCGCTGGCCCGGCAATGCACCGAGGAAGAGGCGCGCGCCGAGACCGTGCGCGCCACCAAACGATTCGCGCGCCGTCAGGACTCATGGTTTCGCCGCGACCCCCGGGTCCACTGGCTCAATGGTGCCGCGGAGCATCGCGGAGAACTTCCGCAACGGGCGCTGGCGTTGGTCGAACGAGCGGTTACAGCCTGATCACGTGATGGCATCGGGACGCCCTGCCCGTCATTTCGGTGACCGGGGGCGTGCCATCATCGAGCATCGATCGACCAGTGGAGTCCGAGTTGGGAGGGCGCGTGGCGATGGAGGCCGGCCCTCGCGACACGGAACAAGACGCACCGGACACGCTGCACGAGGCAGGACGCTTGAGCCCCGACGGGCCCGATGAGCTCGAAGTGACCCCCGAGGTCGAGGTCGAGCTGCGGCCCGCACGGCGTCTGCGCGTCTGGCAGCTCGCTCCGATCGTCATGCTCGCCGCAGTGGGATCGCTGATGTTCGCGTTCCCGCTGGCCTTCGAGTTCGGCGACGGCGGCGCGGTCGTCGCCATGCTGGGCCTGCTGATCAGCTGCTGCGCCGCGGGCTGGGGCATGATGGCCGCCCGCCGCGTGGGATACACCTGGCCCGGGCTGCCGCAGAGGGGCGCGGGTGAGCGGTCCGACTGGCGCGTGATCGCCCTGTACGTCGCCGTGTGTGCCGCCCTGGTCGCCCTGGCGGTCTGGCGCGTGGCACGCCTTCGCTGACGAACGAGCCGGCCCCACCACTGCTACGCGGCCCCGCCGGACACGATGCCGGGTCTGCGTCCGGCGCGGGGCCCGGTTTCGGCGGGTGGCGGTGGTGCCTCGTACAGTTGCTCTGTGAGCACCTCGCAGATCGCCTTCCTCAAGGGTCACGGCACCGAGAACGACTTCGTGATCGTTCCCGACCCGGACAACGCCCTCGACCTGCCCGCCACCCTCGTCGCCCGGCTGTGCGACCGCCGGGCCGGTATCGGTGGTGACGGGCTGCTGCACGTCGTACGGTCCGCCGCGCATCCGGAGGCGCGGGCCATGGCGGGCGAGGCCGAGTGGTTCATGGACTACCGCAACGCCGACGGTTCGATCGCCGAGATGTGCGGCAACGGCGTACGGGTCTTCGCCCACTATCTGCAGCGTGCCGGGCACGTCGAGGAGGGCGACCTCGCCGTCGCGACCCGGGGCGGCGTGAAGCAGGTGCACATCGACAAGGGCGGTGACATCACGGTCTCCATGGGGCGCGCGATCCTCCCCGAGAGCGGCGTCACGGTCACCCTGGACGGCCGCAGCTGGGCCGCCCGCAATGTGAACATGGGCAATCCGCACGCGGTCGCTTTCGTCGACGACCTGGCGCACGCCGGTGATCTCCGATCCGTACCGCCGTTCAGCCCCCCGGCCGTCTACCCCGACGGCGTCAACATCGAATTCGTCGTGGACCGCGGACCGCGCCATGTTGCCATGCGCGTCCATGAGCGCGGCTCCGGCGAGACCCGCTCCTGCGGCACGGGCGCCTGCGCCGTGGCCGTCGCCACGGCCCGCAGGGACGGCGCCGACCCCACGGAGACCGGCACCCCGGTCACGTACACGGTGGATCTCCCCGGCGGCACTCTCGTGATCACCGAGCGGCCGGACGGCGAGGTCGAGATGACCGGAGCCGCCGTGATCGTCGCCGAAGGTGTGATCGACTCCGCCTGGCTCGAAACGGCGATCGGCTAGAGCTTCGCTCGAATGGGTGATCCGTTTCACGCTGAGCGAGAGCCGGACTCCGCCACGTGGTGGGCTCGGTAGCATCAAGCACCGGCCCGGAGGCGCGACCGCACCTCCCCACCGCCGGTCAATGTCGCCGGAGGTGCCCCATGAGTGCAGAGGCCACCAACTCGGGTGCTCCCATCCGCAGACGGAGCCGTCCCCGGATCGATCTGCGCAGGCTCGGCCGCGTCGCGTTACTCGGCCCCGTCTCCCGCGACCGGCTGCCCGACGCGATCGGCCATGTCGCCGAGGCCCACCGTGCCCACTACCCGGATGCCGACCTCTCCATCCTGCACCGGGCCTACGTACTCGCGGAGTCCTCCCACCGCGGACAGATGCGCAAGAGCGGCGAGCCGTACATCACGCACCCCCTCGCCGTCACACTGATCCTCGCCGAACTCGGCGCCGAGACCACGACACTCACGGCCTCGCTGCTCCACGACACCGTCGAGGACACCGAGGTGACCCTCGATCAGGTACGGGAGCAGTTCGGCAAAGAGGTCTGCTACCTCGTCGACGGCGTCACCAAACTCGAAAAGGTCGACTACGGAGCGGCGGCCGAACCCGAGACCTTCCGCAAGATGCTGGTCGCCACCGGGGACGACGTCCGGGTGATGTCGATCAAGCTCGCCGACCGGCTGCACAACATGCGCACCCTCGGTGTGATGCGCCCCGAGAAACAGGCCAGGATCGCCAAGGTCACCAGTGACGTGCTGATCCCGCTGGCCGAACGGCTCGGCGTACAGGCCCTCAAGACCGAGCTGGAGGACCTCGTCTTCGCGATCCTCCACCCCGAGGAGTACGAACACACCCGCGCGCTGATCGCCACCGCGTCGGCGCAGCCGGACGCCTCCGGCGCCGCGGCCGCCCAGGACCCGCTCGTCGCCATCGCCGAGAGCGTCGCAGCGGTGCTGCGGGAGGCCGGCATTCCCGCGGAAGTCCTCATCAGGCCCCGCCACTACGTCTCCGTGCACCGCGTCAGGATCAAACGCGGCGAACTGCGCGGCACCGACTTCGGCCGGCTGCTGGTCCTCGTCGGCGAGGACGCCGACTGCTATGCCGTCCTCGGCGAACTGCACACCTGCTTCACGCCGGTGATCTCCGAGTTCAAGGACTTCATCGCCGCCCCCAAGTTCAACCTGTACCAGTCACTGCACACCGCGGTCGTGGGCCCCGACGGCGCGGTCGCCGAAGTCCTCATCCGTACGCACCGGATGCACAAGGTCGCCGAGGCGGGTGTCATCGCCCTCGGTAATCCGTACACCGCGGACAGCGGCGGCGCCCTCCAGTCCGACGAGCCCGCGGACGGAGAGCGCGCCGACCCGACCCGGCCCGGCTGGCTCTCCAGGCTCCTCGAATGGCAGCAGGCCGCCCCGGACCCCGACACCTTCTGGACCACGCTCCGCGCCGACCTCGCCCAGGACCGGGAGATCACGGTCTTCCGCACCGACGGCGGCACACTCGGACTGCCCGCCGGAGCCAGCTGCGTCGACGCCGCCTACGCGCAGTACGGCGACGAGGCGCACAGTTGCATCGGCGCCCGGGTCAACGGCCGCCTGGCCACCCTCGGCACCGTACTGAGCGACGGCGACACCGTGCAGCTGCTGCTCGCCGAGGACGCCGCATCCGGCCCCTCGCCCGACTGGCTCGACCACGCCCGGACACCCACCGCCCGCATCGCCATCACCGGCTGGCTGGACGCCCACCCCGAGGACGCCCAGGGCGCGCACAGCGGCAGGCCCGCGGAGCCCAGGCCCGAACCACAGCCCCAGGAGAGCGCCGACCCCGGGCCCGCCCGGCCCAGGAGACGCGGCGCGAGCGCCGTGGTGGACCGGCCGGACGCCGCCGTACGTCTCGCGGGCTGCTGCACCCCCGTACCACCGGACGCCGTCACCGGATTCGTCGTGCGAGGCGGCGCCGTCACCGTGCACCGGCTGGAATGTCCCGCGGTAGCCCGGATGCAGGCCGTCGGCCGGGTGCCGGTCTCGGCGAGCTGGGGCGACACGGCCGGGTGCAGGGTCACCCTGGTCGCCGAGTCCTTCGGACGGTCCCGGCTGCTCGCCGACCTCACCGAGGCGATTGCGACGGCGGACGCGGCGATCATCTCCGCCACCGTCGAACCGCCCAGCGAACAGCGGGTCCGGCACACCTACACACTGCAGCTCCCCGACGCGGCCGGACTGCCGGCGCTGATGCGCGCGATGCGTGACGTACCCGGTGTGTACGACGTGAGCCGCGCCCAGCACCCCGCCACCACCGTCTGATCCCGCCGCACGCAGCGCCATCTGCCCCAGCGATCTCGTTCGAGTGGCGCGGCGCGCGCCGCGCCCTGCCCGGACGGGAGTCGCTGGTAGCGGTAGTTCATGCCGTTCATCTCCCGCCGACTGCGGGCCGCTCTGCTGGCCGCCGCATCGGCCACCCTCGTCGCCGCCGCCCTCCCCTCGCCCGTGCCGCTCGGCATCGGCGATCCACTCTTCCCGCATCTCGGTAACCCCGGGTATGACGTCCTCTCCTACGACATCGGCCTGACCTACCACGGCAGCAACAGCAAGCCACTGGACGCCGTCACCACGATCGACGCGCGGACGACCGGGCCTCTGGACCGGATCAACCTCGACTTCACCCGGGGCACCGTCAGCGCGGTCGAAATCAACGGTCAGCGCGCCGGCTTCGCCATGGCCGACGAGGACCTGGTCATCAAGCCCCCCGGCCGGCTCTCCGCCGGAGTGCCGCTCCGCATCACCGTCCGGCACACCAGCGAACCGGGCGGAGACCGGGGCAGCGGCGGCTGGCTGCGGACCGCCGACGGCCTGGCCATGGCCAACCAGGCCGATGCCGCACACCGGGTCTTCCCGAGCAACGACCACCCCGCCGACAAGGCGTACTTCACCTTCCGGATCACCGCGCCCAAGGACCTCACGGCGGTGGCCAACGGCCTGCCTGCCGGCACCGCCCGGCACGGCGCCCAGACCACCTGGACCTACCGGACCGAACATCCGATGGCCACCGAACTGGCTCAGGTCACCATCGGCCGTTCCACCGTCCTGAAACGGACCGGGCCGCACGGACTGCCGGTACGCGATGTGGTGCCGAGCGCCGACCGCAAGCAGCTGGAACCCTGGCTCAGCAAGACATCAGGTCAGCTGGAATGGATGGAAAAGCAGGTGGGCCCCTACCCCTTCGAGACATACGGGCTGCTGGTCGCCGCCACCGAAACCGGCTTCGAGCTGGAGACCCAGACGCTCTCGCTCTTCGAACGGACCCTGTTCACCAATACCGCCTACCCCAAGTGGTACGTCGACTCGATCATGGTGCACGAGCTCGCCCACCAGTGGTTCGGCAACAGCGTCACCCCGCGGACATGGTCCGATCTGTGGCTCAACGAGGGACACGCCACCTGGTACGAGGCCCGCTACGCCGAGGAGCACGCCGACCAGCCGCTGGAACGCCGGATGCGTGAGGCATACATCAGGTCCGACGGCTGGCGTGCGGCGGGCGGCCCGCCGGCCCGCCCCGGCGTTCCGGCGCCCGGACAGAAGCTCAGCCTGTTCCGGCCGGTGGTGTACGACGGCAGCGCACTGATCCTTTACGCGCTGCGCCAGGAGATCGGCAAGAGTGCCTTCGACCGGCTGGAGCGCAGCTGGGTGAGCAAGCACCGGGACTCCAACGCGGCCACCGCGGACTTCGTCCGGCTGGCGTCGCAGACCGCGGGCCGCGACCTGACCCCGTTCTTCGACGGCTGGCTGTACAAGAAGAAGACTCCGCCGATGCCGGGACATCCGGATTGGCACAGTGACAAGCCCGCGAAGCAGCGATAAACCCGGATGACGGGCCTGGCGGACCATGCCACTATCGACGGGGTCGCCGCGGCGGCCGGACCGGGTTCCCGACAGCGGGAATCATCGGGAGAGGTCACGCGTTGTGACTGACGTAACGGACTTCCATCGACGTAAGGATCCAATGACCTCCTCTTCTCTTCCCCAGGACGCGCAGGACGCGCAGAGCGCTACGGAGAATGTCACCGAGAGCCTCACAGAGAGCCTTCGGGCCGACGCCCTGATGGAAGAGGACGTCGCCTGGAGCCACGCCATCGACGGAGAGCGGGACGGCGAGCAGTTCGACCGCTCCGAGCGCGCCGCGCTGCGGCGTGTGGCAGGACTTTCCACCGAGCTCGAGGACGTCACCGAGGTCGAGTACCGACAGCTGCGCCTGGAGCGTGTGGTGCTGGTCGGTGTCTGGACGTCGGGGACCGCGCAGGACGCGGAGAATTCCCTCGCGGAGCTGGCCGCACTCGCGGAGACGGCGGGCGCCCAGGTGCTCGATGCCGTATTCCAGCGCCGTGACAAGCCGGACCCGGCCACCTACATCGGCTCGGGCAAGGCACTGGAGCTGCGTGACATCGTCCTCGAATCAGGAGCCGACACCGTCGTCTGCGACGGTGAGCTCAGCCCGGGCCAGCTGATCCATCTGGAAGACGTAGTCAAGGTCAAGGTGGTCGACCGGACCGCCCTGATCCTCGACATCTTCGCCCAGCACGCCAAGTCCCGAGAGGGCAAGGCGCAGGTCTCCCTGGCCCAGATGCAGTACATGCTGCCGCGGCTGCGCGGCTGGGGTCAGTCGCTCTCCCGTCAGATGGGCGGCGGCGGTTCCAGCGGCGGTGGCGGCATGGCAACGCGTGGCCCCGGTGAGACCAAGATCGAGACGGACCGGCGTCGGATCCGCGAGAAGATGGCGAAGATGCGCCGGGAGATCGCGGAGATGAAGACCGGCCGCGAGATCAAGCGCCAGGAGCGCAAGCGCAACAGGGTGCCGTCGGTCGCCATCGCCGGCTACACCAACGCGGGCAAGTCCTCGCTCCTCAACCGGCTGACCGGTGCGGGCGTCCTGGTGGAGAACGCGCTGTTCGCCACCCTGGACCCGACCGTGCGCCGGGCCGAGACGCCGAGCGGCCGGATCTACACCCTGGCCGACACCGTCGGGTTCGTACGGCATCTGCCGCACCACCTCGTCGAGGCGTTCCGCTCCACCATGGAGGAGGTCGGTGAATCCGATCTGATCCTGCATGTGGTGGACGGCTCGCACCCGGTGCCGGAGGAGCAGCTCGCGGCGGTGCGCGAGGTGATCCGCGACGTCGGCGCGGTGGACGTGCCCGAGATCGTGGTGATCAACAAGGCGGATGCGGCCGATCCGCTGGTGCTGCAGCGGCTGCTGCGCATCGAGAAGCATGCGATCGCCGTTTCGGCGCGTACCGGTGCCGGTATCGACGAGCTGCTCGCACTCATCGACTCCGAACTGCCCAGGCCCTCGGTCGAGATCGAGGCGCTCGTGCCCTACACCCGGGGAGGCCTCGTCTCCCGGGTGCACGCCGAGGGCGAGGTGATCTCCGAGGAGCACACGTCGGAGGGCACCTTGCTCAAGGCGCGGGTACACGAGGAACTGGCAGCCGACCTCTCCTCGTTCGTCCCCGTGGCGCACTGACCGCGGCGCGGTATCCAGTACGGACCGAAGGCCCGCTCCCTCGTCGGAGCGGGCCTTCGGGCGTTCCGGCGGCCGCTGCTACCGGCCGCCGGCCTTGTCGCTCATCGCGGTGAAGACGTCCTGCGCGCCCTTGTACTTGCCATGGACGTGTCGTGCGAAACGGTGGCCTGGCCAACGGCCACCGAAGGCGCGGGGCCACCCCATGACGGTGCGGACCCTGCCTCCTGCTGCCGCACGGGCGCGGCCGATCCGGGGGCGCAGGAAGGGCCCCGGCGGGCAACTGCCGCACCGGGGCCCTGATGTGCCGTCACCGTCACCCGAATCACGCCGGGTGACGGTCCGTCGTCACTGTCCCGCGTACTTCTTG
This sequence is a window from Streptomyces sp. NBC_01217. Protein-coding genes within it:
- the miaB gene encoding tRNA (N6-isopentenyl adenosine(37)-C2)-methylthiotransferase MiaB, whose translation is MDGLKTYEVRTYGCQMNVHDSERLSGLLEDAGYVRAADGSDGDADVVVFNTCAVRENADNKLYGNLGRLAPMKTKRPGMQIAVGGCLAQKDRDTIVQRAPWVDVVFGTHNIGKLPVLLERARIQEEAQIEIAESLEAFPSTLPTRRESAYAAWVSISVGCNNTCTFCIVPALRGKEKDRRTGDILAEIEALVAEGVSEITLLGQNVNAYGSDIGDREAFSKLLRACGKIEGLERVRFTSPHPRDFTDDVIAAMAETPNVMPQLHMPMQSGSDTVLRAMRRSYRQERFLGIIEKVRAAMPDAAISTDIIVGFPGETEEDFEQTMHAVREARFANAFTFQYSKRPGTPAAEMEGQIPKEVVQERYMRLSALQEEISWEENKKQVGRTLEVMVAEGEGRKDGATHRLSGRAPDNRLVHFTKPDEDVRPGDVVTVEVTYAAPHHLLAEGAPVGVRRTRAGDAWEKRTTAEAAKPAGVMLGLPGIGAPAPLAAAAAPGCGCD
- a CDS encoding class III extradiol dioxygenase subunit B-like domain-containing protein, whose translation is MLVAAAVCPCPPLLVPEVAAGAAPELDALRNACADALGVLAAARPDLLIVIGPADEAGRGPHPEGSTGTFEGFGVGLGVRLGRDLGPVADRRLPPSLAVGAWLLTRARWAGAPVEGLGVGEPLGTERCASTGRDLAAGADRVALLVMGDASACRTVKAPGYLDDRAEAFDAAAARALGAADLDALIALDESLAYELKAAGRAPWQVLAGAAEGARLGGQLLYEDAPYGVGYLVAAWS
- a CDS encoding antitoxin, which gives rise to MGFLDNLKAKLSPAKEKVGDLAHQHGDKIDQGLDKAARTVDQKTKGKYSDKIESGTRKAKDAVERLTHKHEGGTPPGTPPTS
- the miaA gene encoding tRNA (adenosine(37)-N6)-dimethylallyltransferase MiaA; translated protein: MRSTAPAPRVITVVGPTAAGKSDLGVFLAQQLDGEVVNADSMQLYRGMDIGTAKLTLSERGNVPHHLLDIWDVTETASVAEYQRLARAEIDRLLAAGRTPVLVGGSGLYVKGVIDALEFPGTDPGVRARLEEELVERGSGALHARLAAADPEAGRAILPSNGRRIVRALEVIEITGKPFTANLPGDDAVYDTVQIGVDVARPELDERIALRVDRMWAAGLVDEVRALEAHGLREGRTAARALGYQQVLAALARQCTEEEARAETVRATKRFARRQDSWFRRDPRVHWLNGAAEHRGELPQRALALVERAVTA
- the dapF gene encoding diaminopimelate epimerase, yielding MSTSQIAFLKGHGTENDFVIVPDPDNALDLPATLVARLCDRRAGIGGDGLLHVVRSAAHPEARAMAGEAEWFMDYRNADGSIAEMCGNGVRVFAHYLQRAGHVEEGDLAVATRGGVKQVHIDKGGDITVSMGRAILPESGVTVTLDGRSWAARNVNMGNPHAVAFVDDLAHAGDLRSVPPFSPPAVYPDGVNIEFVVDRGPRHVAMRVHERGSGETRSCGTGACAVAVATARRDGADPTETGTPVTYTVDLPGGTLVITERPDGEVEMTGAAVIVAEGVIDSAWLETAIG
- a CDS encoding RelA/SpoT family protein, which encodes MSAEATNSGAPIRRRSRPRIDLRRLGRVALLGPVSRDRLPDAIGHVAEAHRAHYPDADLSILHRAYVLAESSHRGQMRKSGEPYITHPLAVTLILAELGAETTTLTASLLHDTVEDTEVTLDQVREQFGKEVCYLVDGVTKLEKVDYGAAAEPETFRKMLVATGDDVRVMSIKLADRLHNMRTLGVMRPEKQARIAKVTSDVLIPLAERLGVQALKTELEDLVFAILHPEEYEHTRALIATASAQPDASGAAAAQDPLVAIAESVAAVLREAGIPAEVLIRPRHYVSVHRVRIKRGELRGTDFGRLLVLVGEDADCYAVLGELHTCFTPVISEFKDFIAAPKFNLYQSLHTAVVGPDGAVAEVLIRTHRMHKVAEAGVIALGNPYTADSGGALQSDEPADGERADPTRPGWLSRLLEWQQAAPDPDTFWTTLRADLAQDREITVFRTDGGTLGLPAGASCVDAAYAQYGDEAHSCIGARVNGRLATLGTVLSDGDTVQLLLAEDAASGPSPDWLDHARTPTARIAITGWLDAHPEDAQGAHSGRPAEPRPEPQPQESADPGPARPRRRGASAVVDRPDAAVRLAGCCTPVPPDAVTGFVVRGGAVTVHRLECPAVARMQAVGRVPVSASWGDTAGCRVTLVAESFGRSRLLADLTEAIATADAAIISATVEPPSEQRVRHTYTLQLPDAAGLPALMRAMRDVPGVYDVSRAQHPATTV
- a CDS encoding M1 family metallopeptidase, whose translation is MPFISRRLRAALLAAASATLVAAALPSPVPLGIGDPLFPHLGNPGYDVLSYDIGLTYHGSNSKPLDAVTTIDARTTGPLDRINLDFTRGTVSAVEINGQRAGFAMADEDLVIKPPGRLSAGVPLRITVRHTSEPGGDRGSGGWLRTADGLAMANQADAAHRVFPSNDHPADKAYFTFRITAPKDLTAVANGLPAGTARHGAQTTWTYRTEHPMATELAQVTIGRSTVLKRTGPHGLPVRDVVPSADRKQLEPWLSKTSGQLEWMEKQVGPYPFETYGLLVAATETGFELETQTLSLFERTLFTNTAYPKWYVDSIMVHELAHQWFGNSVTPRTWSDLWLNEGHATWYEARYAEEHADQPLERRMREAYIRSDGWRAAGGPPARPGVPAPGQKLSLFRPVVYDGSALILYALRQEIGKSAFDRLERSWVSKHRDSNAATADFVRLASQTAGRDLTPFFDGWLYKKKTPPMPGHPDWHSDKPAKQR
- the hflX gene encoding GTPase HflX, yielding MTSSSLPQDAQDAQSATENVTESLTESLRADALMEEDVAWSHAIDGERDGEQFDRSERAALRRVAGLSTELEDVTEVEYRQLRLERVVLVGVWTSGTAQDAENSLAELAALAETAGAQVLDAVFQRRDKPDPATYIGSGKALELRDIVLESGADTVVCDGELSPGQLIHLEDVVKVKVVDRTALILDIFAQHAKSREGKAQVSLAQMQYMLPRLRGWGQSLSRQMGGGGSSGGGGMATRGPGETKIETDRRRIREKMAKMRREIAEMKTGREIKRQERKRNRVPSVAIAGYTNAGKSSLLNRLTGAGVLVENALFATLDPTVRRAETPSGRIYTLADTVGFVRHLPHHLVEAFRSTMEEVGESDLILHVVDGSHPVPEEQLAAVREVIRDVGAVDVPEIVVINKADAADPLVLQRLLRIEKHAIAVSARTGAGIDELLALIDSELPRPSVEIEALVPYTRGGLVSRVHAEGEVISEEHTSEGTLLKARVHEELAADLSSFVPVAH